One Gaiella occulta genomic region harbors:
- a CDS encoding FadR/GntR family transcriptional regulator, which yields MPPSRRATDATSRPSPLRAIKRTQRSEEIRRQIEAAITSGEFAPGERLPSERELVETFGVSRVSVREAIRSLEALGFVRVYQGRGAFVTDRRSGLGEPLARWLDLHRNEVLELLGVRGALDEYAAQLAVENFDTARVARIVAAHEAFSAAVEAEAPATEIVPLDIDFHVAIADASGNRLLYDLLSDLHSYLAESRYLALVPTGRPRQSMTEHALIVEAIQAHDAPMARLATSRHIARVREIVAAGIGRERKSRQPASGWSGGAGRA from the coding sequence ATGCCGCCTTCTAGGCGTGCCACGGACGCGACCTCGCGGCCGAGCCCGCTGCGGGCGATCAAGCGGACACAGCGCAGCGAAGAGATCCGCCGCCAGATCGAAGCGGCGATAACGAGCGGGGAGTTCGCGCCCGGCGAGCGCCTTCCGTCCGAGCGCGAGCTCGTCGAGACGTTCGGCGTCAGCAGGGTGAGCGTGCGGGAGGCGATCCGCTCGCTCGAGGCCCTCGGCTTCGTGCGCGTCTACCAGGGCCGAGGCGCGTTTGTGACCGATCGCCGCTCCGGGCTCGGCGAGCCGCTCGCCCGCTGGCTCGACCTGCACCGCAACGAGGTGCTGGAGTTGCTCGGCGTCCGTGGCGCGCTCGACGAGTACGCAGCACAGCTCGCGGTCGAGAACTTCGACACGGCCAGGGTGGCGCGCATCGTGGCCGCGCATGAGGCGTTCTCGGCGGCAGTCGAGGCCGAGGCACCGGCCACGGAGATCGTGCCGCTGGACATCGACTTCCATGTCGCGATCGCCGACGCCAGCGGCAACCGCCTCCTCTACGACCTCCTCTCGGACCTGCACTCCTACCTCGCCGAGTCGCGCTACCTCGCGCTCGTTCCCACGGGCCGGCCGCGCCAGTCCATGACCGAGCACGCGCTGATCGTCGAGGCAATCCAGGCGCACGACGCCCCCATGGCCCGTCTCGCCACGAGTCGCCACATCGCCCGCGTGCGCGAGATCGTGGCGGCCGGGATCGGCCGCGAGCGCAAGAGCCGGCAGCCGGCCTCGGGCTGGAGCGGCGGGGCAGGGCGGGCATGA
- a CDS encoding alcohol dehydrogenase catalytic domain-containing protein, producing the protein MPLEVVAPDLEEPGPHDVVVRMAAVAVCGTDLHQVRGERVAVSSKAALPTGAAVPLREAALLGCAALAGVGSSSAL; encoded by the coding sequence GTGCCTCTCGAGGTCGTCGCGCCCGACCTGGAGGAGCCCGGCCCGCACGATGTCGTCGTGCGCATGGCCGCCGTCGCTGTGTGCGGCACCGACCTGCACCAGGTCAGGGGCGAGCGCGTCGCCGTCTCCTCGAAGGCGGCGCTGCCGACGGGCGCCGCGGTGCCGCTGCGGGAGGCGGCGCTGCTCGGCTGCGCGGCGCTCGCCGGCGTCGGCTCGAGCTCGGCTCTCTGA
- a CDS encoding type II toxin-antitoxin system VapC family toxin — MRLSDVNLLLYAVDSSSPRHAAAREWLEGQLSGVETFAFPVSVLLAFVRLATQSRIFSSPFTPGEAFDVVQGWLAQPCATTIAPGERHLLLVRELLEPHGTAGNLVSDAHLAALAIEHGAELCSADNDFARFPRLRWSNPLASRL, encoded by the coding sequence GTGAGGCTCAGCGACGTCAATCTGCTGCTGTACGCAGTCGATTCGTCGTCCCCCCGGCACGCCGCGGCCCGTGAGTGGCTCGAGGGGCAGCTCTCGGGGGTCGAGACGTTCGCGTTCCCCGTCTCCGTGCTGCTCGCGTTCGTTCGGCTCGCGACTCAGTCGCGTATCTTCTCGAGCCCGTTCACTCCCGGCGAGGCGTTCGACGTCGTCCAGGGATGGCTCGCGCAGCCGTGTGCGACGACCATCGCCCCGGGCGAGCGACACCTCCTCCTCGTCCGCGAGCTGCTCGAGCCGCACGGCACGGCCGGCAACCTCGTCTCCGACGCGCACCTCGCCGCTCTCGCGATCGAGCACGGGGCGGAGTTGTGCTCTGCCGACAACGACTTCGCCCGGTTCCCGCGGCTGCGGTGGTCGAATCCGCTCGCTTCGAGGCTCTAG
- a CDS encoding ABC transporter ATP-binding protein, translating into MTSTRFSPAPAAAGALAIDAEVIVFRDAGKVFPDGTEAVRDVSFTLRRGDFLSVVGPSGCGKSTLLRMASGLGPHTSGEVVCRTTNVGYVFQDATLLPWRTVQKNVELLAELEGAPGKERRRLAHAAISLVGLEGFENHYPKALSGGMRMRTSVARALTMKPPLFLLDEPFGALDEITRGTLNEELMRLFISEQFGAIFITHSISEAIYLSTRVLVMSARPGRIVADFDVPFPYPRSPDLRFDPVFASLAGEVSHALRLGHE; encoded by the coding sequence ATGACGAGCACCAGATTCTCCCCCGCCCCGGCTGCAGCCGGGGCGCTCGCGATCGATGCCGAGGTGATCGTGTTCCGCGATGCCGGCAAGGTCTTCCCGGACGGTACCGAGGCAGTGCGCGACGTCTCCTTCACACTCCGCCGCGGCGACTTCCTCTCCGTCGTCGGCCCTTCCGGCTGCGGCAAGTCGACGCTCCTGCGCATGGCCTCGGGGCTCGGCCCCCACACCTCAGGAGAAGTTGTCTGCCGCACCACGAACGTGGGCTACGTCTTCCAGGACGCGACGCTGCTGCCGTGGCGGACGGTGCAGAAGAACGTCGAGCTGCTCGCCGAGCTCGAGGGCGCGCCGGGGAAGGAGCGCCGGCGCCTCGCCCACGCGGCGATCAGCCTGGTCGGGCTCGAGGGGTTCGAGAACCACTACCCGAAGGCGCTCTCGGGCGGGATGCGAATGCGGACGTCGGTGGCGAGAGCGCTCACCATGAAGCCCCCGCTCTTCCTCCTCGACGAGCCGTTCGGGGCGCTCGACGAGATCACGCGCGGCACCCTCAACGAGGAGCTGATGCGGCTCTTCATCTCCGAGCAGTTCGGCGCCATCTTCATCACCCACTCGATCAGCGAGGCGATCTACCTCTCGACCCGCGTGCTCGTGATGAGCGCCCGGCCGGGGCGCATCGTCGCCGACTTCGACGTGCCGTTCCCGTATCCCCGCTCCCCGGATCTCCGCTTCGATCCCGTCTTCGCGAGCCTCGCCGGCGAGGTCTCGCATGCACTGCGGCTGGGACACGAATGA
- a CDS encoding cupin domain-containing protein, which produces MEPQFIRFDDVRPFTLAAGVDGRPLFGDGAMVNLIEFEPGAEVPLHSHPHEQLGLVLRGMQALVVDGVAHELGPMEGYVLPGHVEHSAYCGPDGATVIDIFCPVREDYRERWASSAGDVGSQ; this is translated from the coding sequence ATGGAGCCGCAGTTCATCCGCTTCGACGACGTCCGGCCGTTCACGCTCGCCGCGGGCGTCGACGGGCGGCCGTTGTTCGGCGACGGTGCCATGGTCAACCTGATCGAGTTCGAGCCGGGCGCCGAGGTGCCGCTGCACAGCCACCCGCACGAGCAGCTCGGCCTCGTTCTGCGCGGCATGCAGGCGCTCGTCGTCGACGGCGTCGCACACGAGCTCGGTCCGATGGAGGGGTACGTGCTCCCCGGACACGTCGAGCACTCCGCCTACTGCGGCCCGGACGGCGCGACCGTGATCGACATCTTCTGCCCGGTGCGGGAGGACTACCGCGAGCGCTGGGCGAGCTCCGCCGGCGACGTCGGGTCACAATGA
- a CDS encoding ABC transporter substrate-binding protein — protein sequence MRKGRLGAIGLGTGLVLAAVLAVGFGIAQAASGSAKATSPLQKACGGKIVVQTDWFPEPEHGALYQLAGTNGTLDAKRGRYTGQIGKTGVQLEIRSGGPFTGFQQPISQLYQDSSITIGYVTTDEAVQLSKKLPTVAIVAPLEFSPQILMWNPQKLSISRFQDIANSGAKVLVFEGGVWVDYLVSRGWVNKNQVDTSYDGSPTRFVASDGAIVQQGFATSEPYQYLHDIKQWGKPVKYLMIKNSGYVPYPQALAAKPDVVKSKRACFKLLVPLVQKAQVDFLAKPAAVNDKLVQIVDDMKTFWVLTKAGNAWNADQQRKLGLVQNGPNCTLGDFNMKRTQQLINLLKPIYTAKGLDTFDPNLKAAQIVTNEFINPKIGLKSKRCT from the coding sequence ATGAGGAAGGGAAGACTTGGGGCAATAGGCCTCGGCACCGGGCTCGTGCTCGCCGCCGTGCTCGCGGTCGGCTTCGGGATCGCTCAGGCCGCGTCCGGGAGCGCGAAGGCGACCAGTCCCCTGCAGAAGGCCTGCGGCGGCAAGATCGTGGTGCAGACCGACTGGTTCCCGGAGCCCGAGCACGGCGCGCTGTACCAGCTCGCCGGCACGAACGGCACGCTCGATGCGAAGAGGGGTCGCTACACGGGCCAGATCGGCAAGACGGGCGTGCAGCTCGAGATCCGCTCGGGCGGGCCGTTCACCGGCTTCCAGCAGCCGATCTCGCAGCTATACCAGGATTCGAGCATCACCATCGGCTACGTCACGACCGACGAGGCGGTGCAGCTCTCGAAGAAGCTGCCGACGGTGGCGATCGTGGCGCCGCTCGAGTTCAGCCCCCAGATCCTGATGTGGAACCCGCAGAAGTTGAGCATCAGCCGGTTCCAGGACATCGCCAACTCCGGCGCCAAGGTGCTCGTGTTCGAGGGCGGCGTCTGGGTCGACTACCTGGTCAGCCGCGGCTGGGTGAACAAGAACCAGGTCGACACGTCCTACGACGGCTCTCCCACCCGCTTCGTCGCAAGCGACGGCGCGATCGTCCAGCAGGGGTTCGCGACGAGCGAGCCGTACCAGTATCTGCACGACATCAAGCAGTGGGGCAAGCCGGTCAAGTACCTGATGATCAAGAACTCCGGCTACGTCCCGTACCCGCAGGCCCTCGCGGCCAAGCCCGACGTCGTGAAGTCGAAGCGCGCCTGCTTCAAGCTGCTCGTGCCGCTGGTCCAGAAGGCGCAGGTCGACTTCCTGGCCAAGCCTGCCGCGGTGAACGACAAGCTCGTCCAGATCGTCGACGACATGAAGACGTTCTGGGTGCTGACGAAGGCCGGCAACGCCTGGAACGCGGACCAGCAGCGCAAGCTCGGCCTCGTCCAGAACGGGCCCAACTGCACGCTCGGCGACTTCAACATGAAGCGCACGCAGCAGCTGATCAACCTGCTCAAGCCGATCTACACAGCCAAGGGGCTCGACACGTTCGACCCGAACCTGAAGGCCGCGCAGATCGTCACGAACGAGTTCATCAACCCGAAGATCGGGCTGAAGTCGAAGAGATGCACGTGA
- a CDS encoding CopG family transcriptional regulator, producing MRTTVTIDPELQTRVKALARERGVSFREALNDVLRRGLGHGSQPAPRPYEVPARPLGLRPGIDLDKALALAAELEDGEIVRKLELRK from the coding sequence ATGCGCACGACGGTCACGATCGATCCAGAGCTCCAGACAAGGGTGAAGGCGCTCGCGCGCGAGCGCGGCGTCTCGTTTCGCGAGGCGCTCAACGACGTTCTCCGCCGTGGGCTCGGGCACGGCTCGCAGCCCGCCCCACGACCCTACGAAGTGCCCGCCCGTCCGCTCGGGTTGCGCCCCGGCATCGATCTCGACAAGGCCCTCGCGCTCGCAGCAGAGCTCGAAGACGGCGAGATCGTGCGCAAGCTCGAGCTCCGCAAGTGA
- a CDS encoding ElyC/SanA/YdcF family protein has protein sequence MIEIRSTTGTTTAIPCRDGSGTVHPICAARLEAAAAIATREDVVVLSGWARAPDATSEAEPMAAAWNGAAAEPAVDPDVRTAAENAVDALDDVLQARTREIVVVTSAWHAEAREGGAPPARARHRDSRALRIADRVVGSRGAP, from the coding sequence TTGATCGAGATTCGATCAACGACGGGCACTACCACGGCGATACCCTGCCGCGACGGCTCCGGCACGGTCCACCCGATCTGCGCCGCACGCCTCGAGGCTGCGGCGGCGATCGCAACGAGGGAGGACGTCGTGGTGCTCTCGGGTTGGGCACGAGCGCCCGATGCCACGTCGGAGGCGGAGCCGATGGCTGCGGCGTGGAACGGCGCGGCGGCCGAGCCCGCCGTCGACCCCGACGTGCGCACGGCGGCTGAGAACGCGGTCGACGCCCTCGACGACGTCCTCCAAGCGAGGACGCGCGAGATCGTCGTCGTCACGTCGGCCTGGCATGCCGAGGCGCGCGAGGGTGGCGCTCCGCCGGCTCGTGCCCGACACCGGGATTCGCGTGCGCTCCGCATCGCCGACCGGGTGGTCGGCTCGCGCGGCGCTCCGTGA
- a CDS encoding ABC transporter permease yields the protein MTSVSEQPSPTAGATRTTVAIRRRSRAREIVWALVPPVVFFAAFVGFLYLVSYVILSPGRRFLLPPPHTIVENGLLDGRNLRDQLDALWDTTQVSMAGLGIAFVIGTLLAIMMSQAKWIERSLYPYAVIVQVTPIIAIVPLIAIWFGYDFQARVVVCVLISIFPIITNTLWGLLTVESNLHDLFTLHGTGRLKRLLKLQLPHAVPSIFVGLRISAGLSVIGAIVAEFFFRQGTPGLGRLLDLYRARLQTDLLMSTLLVACGLGIAVFVVVGFIGNRLTKSWFEASNR from the coding sequence ATGACGAGCGTCAGCGAGCAGCCGTCGCCGACCGCCGGTGCGACCAGGACGACCGTTGCGATCCGGCGGCGCTCCCGCGCCCGCGAGATCGTGTGGGCGCTCGTGCCGCCGGTCGTCTTCTTCGCGGCCTTCGTCGGCTTCCTCTACCTCGTCTCGTACGTGATCCTCTCGCCCGGGCGACGGTTCCTGCTCCCACCCCCGCACACGATCGTCGAGAACGGGCTGCTCGACGGACGAAACCTGCGCGACCAGCTCGACGCCCTCTGGGACACGACGCAGGTCTCCATGGCCGGGCTCGGGATCGCCTTCGTGATCGGGACGCTCCTGGCGATCATGATGAGCCAGGCAAAATGGATCGAGCGCTCGCTCTATCCGTACGCGGTGATCGTGCAGGTGACGCCGATCATCGCGATCGTGCCGCTGATCGCGATCTGGTTCGGCTACGACTTCCAGGCGCGCGTCGTCGTCTGCGTGCTGATCTCGATCTTCCCGATCATCACCAACACGCTCTGGGGGCTGCTGACGGTCGAGAGCAACCTGCACGACCTCTTCACCCTGCATGGCACCGGGCGGCTGAAGCGGTTGCTGAAGCTCCAGCTCCCCCATGCCGTACCGTCGATCTTCGTCGGGCTGCGTATCTCGGCAGGCCTGTCGGTGATAGGGGCGATCGTGGCCGAGTTCTTCTTCCGGCAGGGCACGCCGGGACTCGGGCGACTGCTCGACCTCTACCGCGCCCGGCTGCAGACGGACCTGCTGATGAGCACGCTGCTCGTCGCCTGCGGGCTTGGGATCGCGGTTTTCGTCGTCGTCGGATTCATCGGCAACAGGCTCACGAAGAGCTGGTTTGAGGCTTCCAACCGCTGA
- the clpS gene encoding ATP-dependent Clp protease adapter ClpS, producing the protein MEAPVEVRLPAGDEQRHDDRPWVVIVWNDPINLMSYVTFVLRKLFGYSEAEATKLMLQVHNEGKAVVSSGEREKAEFDVARLHAHGLWATLRQD; encoded by the coding sequence ATCGAGGCACCGGTCGAGGTCCGCCTGCCGGCGGGCGACGAGCAGCGGCACGACGACCGGCCGTGGGTCGTCATCGTCTGGAACGACCCGATCAACCTCATGAGCTACGTCACGTTCGTGCTGCGCAAGCTGTTCGGCTACTCCGAGGCCGAGGCGACGAAGCTGATGCTGCAGGTGCACAACGAGGGCAAGGCCGTGGTCTCGTCCGGCGAGCGGGAGAAGGCGGAGTTCGACGTGGCGCGCCTGCACGCGCACGGCCTCTGGGCGACGCTGCGACAGGACTGA
- a CDS encoding NAD-dependent succinate-semialdehyde dehydrogenase — protein MTALETDLLKTRAYIDGRWVDADSGATFPVVDPASGETIAEVPRMGAAETRRAIEAAQRALPAWKHRTAKERARILRRLGDLMMERCDDLAALLVREQGKPLAEAKAEIAYAASFYEWFGEEAKRLDGGVIPRPLPDRRIVILKEAIGVTAGITPWNFPSAMPTRKSAPALAVGCTMVLKPAEQTPLSALAVAALAEEAGVPAGVFSIVTGDAADAPAIGGEMTSNPIVRKLGFTGSTEVGKLLMAQCAGQVKKVSLELGGNAPFIVFDDADLDEAVAGALMCKFRNSGQTCISANRFLVQDGIYDDFVAAFTEAVSKLQVADGFTEGAQVGPLIDAPAVAKVERHVANALESGAELLLGGSRIEGQFFQPSVLTGVTMDMAMSCEETFGPVAGINRFATEAEAVRIANDTPYGLSAYFYTRDLGRTWRVSEALEYGIVGINTGFVSSEVAPFGGMKESGIGREGSSYGVDDWVELKYLAMGGIGEPL, from the coding sequence ATGACTGCCCTCGAGACCGACCTCCTCAAGACCCGCGCGTACATCGACGGCAGGTGGGTCGACGCCGACTCCGGCGCCACGTTCCCCGTCGTCGACCCCGCCAGCGGCGAGACGATCGCGGAGGTGCCGCGGATGGGCGCCGCCGAGACCCGCCGCGCGATCGAGGCGGCGCAGCGTGCGCTGCCCGCCTGGAAGCACCGCACGGCCAAGGAGCGCGCGCGCATCCTGCGCCGCCTCGGCGACCTGATGATGGAGCGCTGCGACGATCTCGCAGCCCTGCTCGTGCGCGAGCAGGGCAAGCCGCTCGCCGAGGCGAAGGCCGAGATCGCGTACGCGGCCTCGTTCTACGAGTGGTTCGGCGAGGAGGCCAAGCGCCTGGACGGGGGGGTCATCCCTCGGCCCCTGCCCGACCGCCGCATCGTGATCCTCAAGGAAGCGATCGGCGTCACGGCGGGCATCACGCCGTGGAACTTCCCCTCGGCGATGCCCACCCGCAAGTCCGCACCGGCGCTCGCCGTCGGCTGCACCATGGTGCTGAAGCCGGCGGAGCAGACGCCGCTCTCGGCGCTCGCCGTCGCCGCCCTCGCCGAGGAGGCCGGCGTCCCCGCCGGCGTGTTCTCGATCGTCACCGGCGACGCGGCCGACGCACCCGCGATCGGCGGCGAGATGACCTCGAACCCGATCGTGCGCAAGCTCGGCTTCACCGGCTCCACGGAAGTCGGGAAGCTGCTGATGGCCCAGTGCGCGGGCCAGGTGAAGAAGGTGTCGCTCGAGCTCGGCGGCAACGCGCCCTTCATCGTCTTCGACGACGCCGACCTCGACGAGGCTGTCGCCGGTGCTCTGATGTGCAAGTTCCGCAACTCCGGGCAGACGTGCATCTCGGCCAACCGCTTCCTCGTCCAGGACGGCATCTACGACGACTTCGTCGCGGCGTTCACGGAGGCCGTCTCGAAGCTGCAGGTCGCGGACGGCTTCACGGAGGGCGCCCAGGTCGGGCCGCTCATCGACGCGCCGGCCGTTGCCAAGGTCGAGCGGCATGTGGCGAACGCGCTCGAGTCGGGCGCGGAGCTTTTGCTCGGCGGCAGCCGCATCGAGGGCCAGTTTTTCCAGCCGTCGGTGCTGACCGGCGTGACGATGGACATGGCGATGAGCTGCGAGGAGACGTTCGGCCCGGTCGCCGGCATCAACCGTTTCGCGACCGAGGCCGAGGCGGTGCGGATCGCAAACGACACGCCGTACGGCCTCTCGGCCTACTTCTACACGCGCGACCTCGGGCGCACCTGGCGCGTGTCGGAGGCGCTCGAGTACGGCATCGTCGGCATCAACACCGGCTTCGTCTCGTCCGAGGTGGCGCCGTTCGGCGGCATGAAGGAATCCGGCATCGGCCGCGAGGGCTCGAGCTACGGCGTCGACGACTGGGTCGAGCTCAAGTACCTCGCCATGGGCGGCATCGGGGAGCCCCTGTAG
- a CDS encoding zinc-binding dehydrogenase yields the protein MQAVRVHDGGALVYETVPDPVAGPGEVLVELRRAALNRRDILVRRGVYPFPLPVVPGSDGAGVRRDTGEEVVILPSLHWGEAEDAPGADFQILGGPRDGTYAELIAIPEENVYPRPSRLSWDEAAAFPLAGLTAWRALFARGGLRAGETVLVLGAGSGVSTFALQLAAQAGARVLVTSSSQEKIDRAVALGAAGGVLYGDGDWAAAAKELAGGRGVDLVVDSVGSTWDDSLRALRPGGRAVVFGATGGAEVQLQVRPVYLQQLSLLGTTMGSPRDFAGLLRMLGEASWRPEVDTVYPLSEAGSALDRMESGSHFGKLVLACA from the coding sequence GTGCAGGCGGTACGCGTCCACGACGGCGGGGCCCTCGTCTACGAGACGGTTCCCGATCCGGTCGCAGGCCCGGGCGAGGTGCTCGTCGAGCTCCGCCGCGCAGCCCTCAACCGCCGCGACATCCTCGTGCGTCGCGGCGTGTACCCGTTCCCCCTGCCCGTGGTTCCCGGCTCCGACGGCGCCGGCGTGCGCCGCGACACCGGTGAGGAGGTCGTGATCCTGCCCTCGCTCCACTGGGGCGAGGCCGAAGACGCACCGGGCGCCGACTTCCAGATCCTCGGCGGCCCGCGCGACGGCACCTATGCGGAGCTGATCGCGATCCCCGAGGAGAACGTGTACCCGCGGCCGTCGCGCCTGTCGTGGGACGAGGCCGCCGCGTTCCCGCTCGCCGGGCTGACGGCATGGCGGGCGCTGTTCGCGCGGGGCGGCCTGCGCGCGGGCGAGACCGTGCTCGTGCTCGGCGCCGGCAGCGGCGTCTCGACGTTCGCGCTGCAGCTCGCCGCGCAGGCAGGCGCCCGCGTGCTCGTGACCTCGTCGTCGCAGGAGAAGATCGACCGCGCGGTCGCGCTCGGCGCCGCCGGCGGCGTGCTCTACGGCGACGGCGACTGGGCCGCCGCGGCGAAGGAGCTCGCCGGTGGACGGGGCGTCGACCTCGTCGTCGATTCCGTCGGCTCGACGTGGGACGACTCGCTGCGCGCGCTGCGGCCGGGAGGCCGCGCCGTCGTCTTCGGCGCCACCGGCGGCGCCGAGGTGCAGCTCCAGGTGCGCCCTGTCTACCTGCAGCAGCTCTCGCTGCTCGGGACGACGATGGGCAGCCCGCGCGACTTCGCAGGCCTGCTGCGCATGCTCGGCGAGGCCTCGTGGCGGCCGGAGGTCGACACCGTCTACCCGCTTTCCGAAGCCGGGTCGGCGCTCGATCGGATGGAGTCGGGCTCGCACTTCGGCAAGCTCGTGCTGGCATGCGCCTGA
- a CDS encoding amidase, with amino-acid sequence MTDDAFNAVITWVGDSDRPPAEAVGPLAGARLLVKDLIDVAGVRTTYGSKIYAEHVPTLTAPAVARLLDAGATLVGKANLHEFAWGVTSQNPWYGTVRNPARPGRTTGGSSGGNAAALAAGLCDLGLGTDTGCSVRLPAACCQVVGLKPRWGAISTRGVFPLCPSLDTVGPMARSVGEVAVAWSVLSGKPVPEPRLDGLTVGLLRQAPSVGDGNRPPASDEAEGYAERLQRLGARVVEADVPEPAANTWPLFFHEAAEQHRATFPSRADDYGANVRAKLEAAQHVDPAAVAAAYEALAAWRAWVPAVDLYVSPCIAVELPPEDCDELEIRLALSSYMRWVNLIGWAGLAIGNMQLIAPHDETVLAAGLAWERG; translated from the coding sequence GTGACCGACGACGCGTTCAACGCGGTCATCACCTGGGTCGGTGACTCCGATCGCCCGCCTGCCGAGGCGGTCGGCCCGCTCGCCGGCGCGCGCCTGCTCGTGAAGGACCTCATCGATGTGGCCGGAGTGCGCACCACGTACGGCTCGAAGATCTACGCCGAGCATGTTCCGACCTTGACGGCCCCCGCGGTCGCCCGCCTGCTCGACGCGGGCGCGACCCTCGTCGGGAAGGCCAACCTGCACGAGTTCGCATGGGGCGTGACGAGCCAGAATCCCTGGTACGGCACCGTCCGCAACCCGGCCCGGCCGGGGCGTACGACCGGCGGCTCGAGCGGGGGCAACGCCGCGGCTCTCGCCGCGGGCCTGTGCGACCTCGGGCTCGGCACCGACACGGGCTGCTCGGTCAGGCTGCCGGCGGCGTGCTGCCAGGTCGTCGGGCTGAAGCCGCGCTGGGGCGCGATCTCGACCAGGGGCGTGTTCCCCCTCTGCCCGTCGCTCGACACGGTCGGCCCGATGGCGCGCAGCGTGGGCGAGGTCGCGGTCGCATGGTCGGTGCTCAGCGGGAAGCCGGTTCCGGAGCCGCGGCTCGACGGGCTCACCGTCGGCCTGCTGCGGCAGGCGCCCTCGGTCGGCGACGGCAACCGGCCGCCCGCAAGCGACGAGGCGGAAGGCTACGCCGAGCGGCTGCAGCGTCTCGGCGCCCGTGTCGTCGAAGCCGACGTGCCCGAGCCCGCGGCGAACACCTGGCCCCTGTTCTTCCACGAGGCGGCCGAGCAGCACCGGGCGACGTTCCCTTCGCGTGCCGACGACTACGGCGCCAACGTCCGCGCCAAGCTCGAGGCCGCCCAGCACGTCGACCCGGCTGCCGTCGCCGCCGCCTACGAGGCGCTCGCCGCCTGGCGGGCCTGGGTGCCGGCGGTCGACCTGTACGTGAGTCCCTGCATCGCGGTCGAGCTGCCGCCCGAAGACTGCGACGAGCTCGAGATCCGGCTCGCTCTCTCCTCCTACATGCGCTGGGTGAACCTGATCGGTTGGGCGGGGCTTGCGATCGGGAACATGCAGCTCATCGCGCCGCATGACGAGACGGTGCTCGCCGCGGGACTCGCCTGGGAGCGCGGCTGA
- a CDS encoding DUF2017 family protein, with the protein MAHRRIEQDGKGGYRLRLPDEERELLRSLPAQLRDVLRSDDPCLRRLFPPAYADDREADDEYRRLMRDELLGGKLAALRVVEQTAGADHLSAEELEAWLGALESLRLVLGTQIDVTEETYADTLDPSDPQAPALALYGYLSWLQEQAVDALSAGLG; encoded by the coding sequence ATGGCGCACCGACGCATCGAGCAGGACGGGAAGGGCGGCTACCGCCTGCGTCTCCCCGACGAGGAGCGGGAACTGCTCCGGTCACTGCCCGCGCAGCTCCGCGACGTGCTGCGCAGCGACGACCCGTGCCTGCGGCGGCTCTTCCCGCCCGCCTATGCCGACGACCGCGAGGCCGACGACGAGTACCGGCGGCTGATGCGCGACGAGCTCCTCGGCGGCAAGCTCGCCGCGCTGCGTGTCGTCGAGCAGACCGCCGGCGCCGATCACCTGTCGGCCGAGGAGCTCGAAGCCTGGCTCGGCGCCCTCGAGAGCCTGCGCCTCGTGCTCGGCACCCAGATCGACGTGACCGAGGAGACCTACGCCGACACGCTCGACCCGAGCGACCCGCAGGCGCCGGCGCTTGCGCTGTACGGCTACCTGAGCTGGCTGCAGGAGCAGGCGGTGGACGCGTTGTCGGCAGGACTGGGCTGA